One stretch of Periplaneta americana isolate PAMFEO1 chromosome 1, P.americana_PAMFEO1_priV1, whole genome shotgun sequence DNA includes these proteins:
- the LOC138712605 gene encoding uncharacterized protein produces the protein MTTRQARKAKGVYGKWKEENLQLALVAISEGVGVNEAARRYNIPSTTLKRYNKKKDAKIRQPGHPLDLPQEMENDLVTHLQLEKMFYGLRSVMQLAYEIAEKNKLATRFNKETKSAGKEWFSGFMKRHPELSLRQPEATSLARASGFNRVVVGKFFDTLEQLVDQHKLTAARIFNMDETSHTVVQRQEKILAQRGKHQVGVSHIWSTS, from the exons ATGACTACAAGACAGGCAAGAAAAGCGAAGGGAGTGTATGGGAAgtggaaagaagaaaatctgcAACTCGCTTTAGTTGCAATATCGGAAGGGGTTGGCGTCAATGAGGCTGCACGAAGGTATAATATACCTAGTACCACCcttaaaagatacaacaaaaagaaGGATGCTAAAATTAGACAGCCCGGTCACCCACTTGACTTGCCACAAGAGATGGAAAATGATCTTGTGACACATCTGCAGCTAGAAAAAATGTTCTATGG acTGAGAAGTGTTATGCAATTAGCATACGAGATTGCAGAGAAGAATAAACTGGCCACTCGCTTCAACAAGGAAACGAAGTCTGCCGGCAAAGAATGGTTTTCCGGCTTTATGAAGCGCCATCCCGAACTTAGCCTTAGACAGCCAGAAGCCACATCACTTGCCAGGGCTTCAGGATTCAACAGGGTTGTAGTCGGCAAGTTCTTTGACACATTGGAACAACTTGTCGACCAACACAAATTAACTGCTGCCAGAATATTCAACATGGACGAGACATCCCACACTGTCGTTCAACGCCAAGAGAAGATTTTGGCACAGAGGGGAAAACATCAGGTTGGAGTCTCTCACATTTGGAGCACCTCCTAA